The following are from one region of the Stanieria cyanosphaera PCC 7437 genome:
- the cax gene encoding calcium/proton exchanger, giving the protein MLNKNTIFLVLLLFVPVSLAGHFLHWDATIVFITAGLAIIPLAAYMGTATEEIAVVVGPNLGGLLNATFGNATELILAFIALKEGLVNVVKATITGSIISNLLLVMGFAMLLGGLRYKEQEFQPTAARLNASSMNLAVIAILLPTAVEYTSAGIGEATLQHLSVAVAIVLILVYILTLIFSMKTHAYLYDVGVADLEIESDSTEAESSHKPNLWLWIGILLVITLTVAVESELLVESLEEATSALGLTALFTGVIVLPIIGNAAEHATAVTVAMKNKMDLSVSVAVGSSLQIALFVAPVLVITGWLIGQPMDLDFNPFELVAVTVAVLIANSISSDGKSNWLEGGLLLATYAVLGLAFYFHPIVEGLG; this is encoded by the coding sequence ATGCTCAACAAAAACACTATTTTTTTAGTTTTATTGCTGTTTGTACCCGTCTCTCTAGCTGGTCATTTTCTGCACTGGGATGCCACTATTGTCTTTATTACAGCAGGGTTGGCAATAATTCCTCTGGCTGCTTATATGGGTACAGCAACAGAAGAAATCGCTGTTGTAGTTGGACCTAATTTAGGAGGACTACTTAATGCAACTTTTGGCAATGCTACTGAATTAATTCTGGCTTTTATTGCCCTTAAAGAAGGATTAGTTAATGTAGTCAAAGCAACAATTACTGGTTCAATTATTAGTAATTTGCTGTTGGTTATGGGTTTTGCCATGTTGTTGGGAGGTTTGCGTTATAAAGAACAGGAATTTCAACCGACTGCTGCACGTCTCAATGCATCTTCAATGAATTTGGCAGTAATCGCTATTTTATTACCTACCGCAGTTGAGTATACTTCTGCGGGAATTGGTGAAGCCACTCTTCAACATCTTTCTGTGGCTGTTGCGATCGTTTTGATTTTGGTTTATATTTTAACTCTAATCTTTTCCATGAAAACTCACGCCTATCTCTATGATGTTGGTGTAGCTGACTTAGAGATCGAAAGCGATTCTACCGAAGCAGAATCTTCTCACAAACCAAATCTTTGGTTATGGATTGGAATTTTATTAGTGATTACTCTGACTGTCGCTGTAGAATCAGAACTATTAGTAGAATCTTTAGAAGAGGCTACTTCCGCATTAGGTTTGACGGCACTGTTTACAGGGGTAATTGTCTTACCAATTATTGGTAATGCAGCAGAACACGCTACTGCCGTAACTGTAGCGATGAAAAACAAAATGGATTTATCTGTTTCTGTAGCTGTCGGTTCTAGTCTGCAAATTGCTTTATTTGTGGCCCCAGTTTTGGTGATTACAGGATGGTTGATTGGTCAACCGATGGATCTTGATTTTAATCCCTTTGAATTAGTTGCTGTAACTGTGGCTGTTTTAATTGCTAACTCAATCAGTTCCGATGGTAAGTCTAACTGGTTAGAAGGAGGATTGCTACTAGCAACTTACGCTGTTTTAGGACTAGCTTTTTACTTTCATCCAATCGTAGAAGGATTAGGATAG
- the dnaA gene encoding chromosomal replication initiator protein DnaA: protein MTLSSHQLWNLVLDRLGQQLNRPTFETWIKTATAEDLKDNCLTICTPNPFVLNHLQKHYIKILSDTVEGILGYPVEIHLTVAQGDNLAFGADQETFEAFTNYQQQSYSHHLKLTQLNPKYTFYRFVVGPTNRMAHAASLAVAESPGRDFNPLFLCGGVGLGKTHLMQAIGHYHLEINPDAKVFYVSTEQFTNDLIAAIRNDSMQSFREHYRTADILLVDDIQFIEGKEYTQEEFFHTFNTLHEAGKQVILASDRPPTQIPRLQARLSSRFSMGLIADVQVPDLETRMAILQKKAEYENVRLPRTVIEYIASRYTSNIRELEGALIRAVTYISIAGLSMTVENIATVLNPAVERVAAAPEVILQVISEVFQISIEDLKSNSRRREISYARQIGMYLMRQHTDLSLPRIGEEFGGKDHTTVMYSCEKIAKQQEQDRELNQTLAQLSDRINFVSKNQYR from the coding sequence GTGACATTATCTTCTCATCAACTTTGGAATTTGGTTTTAGATCGTTTGGGACAACAATTAAATCGTCCTACTTTTGAAACTTGGATTAAAACTGCTACTGCCGAAGATTTGAAAGATAATTGTTTAACGATTTGCACTCCTAATCCTTTTGTCCTCAACCATTTACAAAAACACTACATCAAAATTCTCAGTGATACAGTTGAGGGTATTTTGGGTTATCCAGTCGAAATTCATTTAACTGTGGCACAAGGAGATAATCTTGCCTTTGGAGCAGATCAGGAAACTTTTGAAGCTTTTACCAACTATCAACAACAAAGCTATAGTCATCATCTGAAACTAACTCAATTAAATCCTAAATATACTTTTTATCGTTTTGTTGTTGGTCCGACAAATCGTATGGCACACGCTGCATCTTTAGCGGTAGCTGAATCTCCTGGACGAGATTTTAATCCCTTATTTCTTTGTGGTGGTGTTGGTTTGGGTAAAACTCATCTGATGCAAGCGATTGGACATTATCATCTTGAAATTAATCCTGATGCCAAAGTGTTTTATGTTTCAACTGAACAATTTACTAATGATTTAATCGCTGCAATTCGCAATGATAGTATGCAGAGTTTTCGAGAACATTATCGCACAGCCGATATTCTTTTAGTAGACGATATTCAATTTATTGAAGGTAAAGAATACACTCAAGAAGAATTTTTTCATACTTTTAATACTCTTCATGAAGCTGGAAAACAAGTCATTTTAGCAAGCGATCGCCCTCCGACTCAAATTCCTCGTTTACAAGCTCGTTTAAGCTCCCGTTTTTCGATGGGTTTAATTGCTGATGTCCAAGTACCTGATTTAGAAACACGAATGGCAATTTTACAAAAGAAAGCTGAATATGAAAATGTTCGTCTTCCTAGAACAGTAATTGAATATATTGCTAGTCGTTATACTTCTAACATTAGAGAATTAGAAGGAGCTTTAATTAGAGCGGTGACTTATATTTCGATTGCTGGTTTATCGATGACAGTAGAAAACATCGCTACAGTTTTGAATCCTGCAGTTGAAAGAGTAGCTGCTGCACCTGAAGTAATTCTTCAAGTAATCTCTGAAGTTTTTCAAATCTCTATAGAAGATCTTAAAAGTAATTCCCGTCGACGAGAAATTAGTTATGCTCGACAAATTGGTATGTATTTGATGCGACAACATACCGATCTCAGTCTACCTAGAATCGGTGAAGAATTTGGTGGCAAAGACCACACTACAGTAATGTATAGTTGTGAAAAAATTGCTAAACAACAAGAACAAGACCGAGAACTAAATCAAACTCTAGCTCAATTAAGCGATCGCATTAACTTTGTCAGTAAAAATCAATATCGATAA
- a CDS encoding Calx-beta domain-containing protein codes for MAIIGNDERQVVRPSDSNFTTFPLPAVTAIDTTINIKGEDFRGYGTGVVINPHYVLTAAHNLYDRNSGEYQKKIRVTTSGKQNSLGSRKIDDPDFPNDPGANVNVSTGLFFPTDYITEPNDEQAKKHDIAFFRVDNNDLISPAPSVGLIAFMDPRTAKGKAIQTAGYPDDNVSSDIPNNTGKQLRDLVLAPGSFNQFGYIHALIGRRMLYSNHIDTAFGQSGSPVWHTLEGDQPRVLGVHTIGTYPRNSGVLIDKDIYDKIIEETKDDSGIILGNDLPENAIIGSDPSLVPVDFPPFLSNGNDEIVGTYRRERILGNGGNDKIEGGGANDRIDGGKGERDIAIFSDNFSNYDYSISEDQKIITFAHNQGTQTDGTDTLKNIEFARFKDGIASLPLEDGEKDTLIGAHIFSGTNLNDLNKFGILSQTLPISMLDGNAEYSVTFSAIPPDTQYNIALIIDTSASMDATELQQAKDAYISLTNHFINTGIADVSNFAVISFSKNATLHANLTASQAITKIQGLTNAPAIEGTKYNDALYKGLQFFSQSPLKGVTNLAYFSSDGRSQINFADPNDIPYHQDAINLRSVANVQTFGIYDSSDPGTVSQSQLDFVDSDNTVILNNASQLETALSKSGLISYLDRIELLNDGNVVQTIQPNQLTDSPLGLSFTGNIENLDISFNAQNQITAKAYFTNGTAPATLDFTVASGLEESTSDPLTNIIAGTPGDDVIYLGGIDLGANGDAGKDKIIGNKYDNEINGGDGNDKIFAHEGNDTIITGNGADRVDGGEGVDTVVYGDQLFAASVLRRTGEAINVDNADNLTNVEFIQYSDFRISTETLQITPILQGNDITVAEGDSGTTTAQFTFNLATPAPVDVQFDYNTVDGDALAEEDYLAKSGTVTIAAGNTSATIEVEVMADTVDESTEVFTLNLANISGATFFNHQIEYSVIAQIENKPPNLTLIGDSAKNTLVGGNGNDKLNGQSNDDYLFGEAGNDTLIGGSENDALIGATGNDILNGVTGIDTLIGGGGHDDYFIDHISDTTIEDTNAGSDTVRTSISWTLAENLENLILTGTNLINATGNNLNNLITGNNANNLLAGGDGNDTLNGNIGDDTMIGERGNDTYLVNSSLDLISETLNQGTDTVNSTTTYTLSNHLENLTLTGNNLIDATGNNLNNLLTGNNANNLLAGADGLDTLIGNGGSDRLNGDLGDDSMLGGMGNDLYQVDSLGDTISENSGEGTDSVHTTITYTLGDNLENLTLTSNAVIDGTGNNFNNNLTGNVSDNILSGGAGNDTLNGNNGDDLLIGGVGNDRLSGGNGADRFRLLATNERSDTIVDFVVADDTIEVAASFGGGLIAGSSIGSNEFVIGSTALSSSDRFGYDTSNGLLWFDVDGTGSNRQVNLATLSSGLSLTHDDLVVI; via the coding sequence ATGGCTATCATTGGTAATGACGAACGTCAAGTTGTTCGACCAAGTGACTCAAATTTTACTACATTTCCATTACCTGCGGTTACAGCAATAGATACTACAATTAATATTAAGGGTGAAGATTTTAGGGGTTATGGTACTGGAGTAGTTATCAATCCTCATTATGTACTTACTGCTGCTCATAATCTTTATGATAGAAATTCTGGAGAATATCAAAAAAAAATAAGAGTCACTACTAGCGGGAAACAAAATAGTTTAGGAAGTCGAAAGATTGACGATCCCGACTTTCCAAACGATCCAGGTGCTAACGTTAATGTATCTACAGGTTTATTTTTTCCTACTGATTATATAACTGAACCCAATGATGAACAGGCGAAAAAACATGATATTGCTTTCTTCAGAGTTGATAATAATGACTTAATTTCACCTGCTCCATCTGTCGGTTTAATCGCGTTTATGGATCCCAGAACTGCAAAAGGAAAAGCAATTCAAACAGCAGGATATCCCGATGATAATGTTAGTAGTGATATACCTAACAACACTGGTAAACAATTAAGAGATTTAGTTCTTGCACCTGGCTCTTTCAATCAGTTTGGTTATATACACGCTCTAATTGGCAGACGAATGCTGTATAGCAATCATATTGATACTGCGTTTGGACAGAGTGGAAGTCCTGTTTGGCATACTCTAGAGGGAGATCAACCCCGCGTTTTGGGGGTTCACACTATAGGAACTTATCCTAGAAACTCTGGGGTACTCATTGATAAAGACATCTACGATAAAATCATCGAAGAAACAAAAGATGATTCTGGTATTATACTCGGCAACGATCTTCCAGAAAACGCTATTATTGGTAGCGATCCTTCTTTAGTTCCTGTTGACTTTCCTCCTTTCTTGTCTAATGGCAATGATGAAATTGTTGGTACTTATCGCAGAGAACGCATCTTAGGCAATGGTGGTAACGACAAAATAGAAGGTGGTGGTGCAAACGATCGCATAGATGGCGGTAAAGGAGAAAGAGACATTGCTATTTTCTCTGATAACTTTAGCAACTATGATTATTCAATTTCCGAAGATCAAAAAATTATCACCTTTGCTCACAATCAAGGCACTCAAACCGATGGTACAGACACCCTAAAAAACATTGAATTCGCCCGATTCAAAGATGGTATCGCATCCCTACCCCTAGAAGATGGAGAAAAAGATACCTTAATAGGAGCGCATATTTTCTCCGGCACCAATCTCAACGACCTCAATAAATTCGGTATCCTCTCACAAACATTACCCATCTCCATGCTCGATGGCAACGCCGAATATAGCGTCACCTTCTCCGCGATCCCCCCAGATACCCAATACAACATCGCCTTGATCATCGACACCTCCGCATCTATGGATGCAACAGAATTACAACAAGCTAAAGATGCCTACATCAGCCTCACTAATCACTTCATCAACACAGGTATTGCCGATGTTAGTAACTTCGCCGTCATATCCTTCAGTAAAAACGCCACCCTACACGCCAACTTAACCGCTAGCCAAGCAATTACTAAAATTCAAGGATTAACCAACGCACCAGCCATTGAAGGAACTAAATACAACGACGCTCTTTATAAAGGACTGCAATTCTTCTCCCAATCACCCTTAAAAGGCGTAACCAACCTTGCCTATTTTTCCTCCGATGGTAGATCCCAAATCAATTTTGCCGATCCCAATGACATTCCTTATCATCAAGATGCCATCAATCTCAGAAGTGTTGCCAACGTGCAAACCTTTGGCATCTATGATAGCAGCGATCCAGGTACGGTAAGTCAAAGTCAGTTAGATTTCGTCGATTCCGACAACACTGTTATTTTAAACAACGCCTCCCAACTAGAAACAGCACTAAGTAAATCAGGATTAATTAGTTACCTCGACAGAATTGAACTTCTCAATGACGGTAATGTGGTTCAAACCATTCAACCCAATCAACTAACCGATAGTCCATTAGGATTAAGCTTCACTGGTAATATTGAAAATCTCGATATCAGTTTCAACGCCCAAAATCAGATTACGGCAAAAGCTTATTTTACTAATGGTACTGCTCCCGCGACACTAGATTTCACCGTTGCTAGTGGTTTGGAAGAATCAACCTCCGATCCCCTCACTAATATTATTGCTGGTACTCCTGGTGACGATGTAATTTATCTTGGTGGAATTGATCTTGGTGCCAATGGAGATGCAGGAAAAGATAAAATTATTGGCAACAAATATGATAATGAGATCAATGGTGGTGATGGAAACGATAAAATTTTTGCTCATGAAGGCAATGATACTATTATTACTGGTAATGGAGCAGATCGAGTTGATGGTGGCGAGGGAGTTGATACCGTAGTCTATGGAGATCAACTTTTTGCTGCCAGTGTTTTGCGTCGAACAGGTGAAGCAATTAATGTCGATAATGCAGATAATTTAACCAACGTTGAGTTTATTCAGTATTCCGATTTCAGAATCAGTACCGAAACTCTCCAAATTACACCAATTCTCCAAGGCAATGACATTACTGTAGCAGAAGGTGATTCGGGTACTACAACCGCTCAATTTACCTTTAACCTTGCCACACCCGCACCAGTAGATGTACAGTTTGACTACAACACTGTAGATGGAGATGCCTTAGCAGAAGAAGATTATCTAGCTAAATCAGGCACAGTAACTATTGCTGCTGGGAATACCAGTGCCACTATTGAAGTTGAGGTGATGGCAGATACTGTAGACGAGTCTACCGAAGTATTTACCTTAAATTTAGCGAATATATCTGGAGCGACTTTTTTTAATCATCAGATAGAGTATTCTGTAATTGCCCAGATCGAAAACAAACCTCCAAATCTCACTTTAATCGGTGATTCAGCTAAAAATACTTTGGTTGGTGGTAATGGTAACGATAAACTCAATGGACAATCAAACGATGATTATCTATTTGGAGAAGCTGGCAATGATACTCTGATTGGCGGTAGTGAAAATGATGCTTTAATTGGTGCTACTGGCAACGATATCCTCAATGGTGTTACTGGCATTGATACTTTAATTGGAGGAGGCGGACATGATGACTATTTCATCGATCACATCAGCGACACTACCATCGAAGACACCAATGCTGGCTCTGATACTGTCCGAACTTCTATCAGTTGGACTCTAGCAGAAAATCTGGAAAACCTGATTTTAACTGGTACTAATCTCATTAATGCTACAGGTAACAATCTTAATAATCTGATTACTGGTAATAACGCCAATAATCTTCTTGCTGGTGGTGATGGCAACGATACTCTCAATGGTAATATCGGTGATGATACCATGATTGGCGAGCGTGGTAACGACACTTATCTAGTCAATAGTAGTCTCGATCTGATTAGTGAAACCTTGAATCAAGGAACAGATACCGTTAATTCCACTACAACCTACACTTTAAGCAATCATCTAGAAAACCTCACTTTAACTGGTAATAATCTCATTGACGCTACAGGTAACAATCTTAATAATCTCCTTACTGGTAATAACGCCAATAATCTTCTTGCTGGTGCAGATGGGTTAGATACACTAATTGGTAACGGTGGTAGCGATCGCCTTAATGGTGATCTAGGTGATGATAGTATGCTTGGTGGGATGGGTAATGATCTTTATCAAGTTGATAGTCTCGGCGATACCATCAGCGAGAATTCAGGAGAAGGTACAGATTCAGTTCATACTACTATTACTTATACATTGGGAGACAATCTAGAAAATTTAACTTTAACTAGTAATGCTGTTATAGATGGTACGGGAAACAACTTCAATAACAATCTGACTGGTAATGTTAGTGATAACATTCTTTCTGGTGGTGCAGGGAATGATACCCTCAATGGCAATAATGGAGATGATCTGTTAATTGGTGGAGTCGGCAATGATCGTCTTAGTGGTGGCAATGGTGCAGATCGTTTTCGATTGTTAGCTACTAATGAGCGTAGCGACACAATTGTGGATTTTGTAGTGGCTGATGATACGATTGAGGTAGCTGCTAGTTTTGGTGGTGGATTAATTGCTGGTAGTTCAATTGGTAGTAACGAGTTTGTGATTGGTTCAACTGCGTTGTCTAGTAGCGATCGCTTTGGCTACGATACTAGTAATGGTTTACTGTGGTTTGATGTTGATGGTACTGGTAGTAATAGACAAGTTAATCTAGCTACACTCAGTTCTGGTTTGAGTCTGACTCATGATGATCTGGTGGTAATTTGA
- a CDS encoding response regulator transcription factor, producing MGSVYISIVEGNPHLRSLLGWHLQQAGYTVKQSANIYQARNTFDQYQPTLIVLDSDLPDGDGLELCSWLHQQKQPLILMLSARNSEKDIVNALKAGADDYLTKPFGMQEFLARVEALIRRVRVNAVPLYLDYSDLKIDLVQRRVQVKENFIELTPQEFSLLYVLAQAEGMALSRSELLRRAWPDAIDNPRTIDTHVLSLRKKIEPNPRQPYLIQTVRNVGYRLNPDIIKGETSLSWEIKSFNNNNHTNNNHHNSTLSTQLN from the coding sequence GTGGGTTCGGTTTATATTTCCATAGTCGAGGGTAATCCTCACCTACGCTCTTTATTAGGTTGGCATTTACAGCAAGCAGGTTACACTGTTAAGCAGTCTGCCAATATTTATCAAGCTAGGAATACGTTTGACCAGTATCAACCTACTTTAATAGTTTTAGATTCTGATTTACCAGATGGAGATGGGTTAGAACTATGTAGTTGGTTACATCAGCAGAAACAACCTCTAATTCTAATGTTATCTGCTCGCAATAGTGAAAAAGATATTGTTAATGCTCTTAAAGCTGGCGCAGATGATTATTTGACCAAACCTTTTGGGATGCAAGAGTTTTTAGCTCGCGTCGAGGCATTAATTAGAAGGGTTAGAGTGAATGCTGTTCCTTTATATTTAGACTATAGTGACTTAAAAATTGATTTGGTACAACGTCGAGTTCAAGTTAAAGAAAACTTTATCGAGCTTACACCCCAAGAATTTAGTTTACTTTATGTTTTAGCTCAAGCTGAAGGAATGGCTTTAAGTCGTTCGGAGTTATTAAGGCGTGCTTGGCCTGATGCAATTGATAATCCCAGAACTATTGACACTCACGTTTTATCTTTACGTAAAAAAATTGAGCCTAATCCTCGTCAACCTTACTTAATTCAAACAGTTCGTAATGTTGGTTATCGTTTAAATCCCGATATTATCAAAGGAGAAACTTCTCTGTCTTGGGAAATAAAATCTTTTAATAATAACAATCATACTAACAATAACCACCATAATTCTACTCTTTCCACTCAATTAAATTGA
- a CDS encoding ABC transporter ATP-binding protein translates to MLRLNGVSLQATVGSAQLLDNISVQINNGDRIAIIGPSGAGKSSLFRLINRLTSPSEGSIYFEQQSITEIPVLQLRQRIALVPQESKLLGMTVQDAIAYPLVLQKLSTSEISSRVTTWRSALKIPDQWLERNELQLSGGQKQLVAIARALVMQPNLLLLDEPTSALDFGTANHLLEILEQISSAGHTTIMIISHQLELIKSFANRILYLESGKLTEDVVANAVNWQKLQEKLLIAETQSTQEWS, encoded by the coding sequence ATGTTACGGTTAAACGGAGTTAGCTTACAAGCGACCGTAGGTTCTGCCCAGTTGCTAGACAATATTTCAGTTCAAATTAATAATGGCGATCGCATTGCAATTATTGGTCCTTCTGGTGCAGGAAAAAGTTCTTTATTTAGATTAATCAATCGACTGACTAGTCCTAGTGAAGGTTCAATTTACTTTGAACAACAATCAATTACAGAAATCCCTGTGTTGCAACTACGGCAAAGAATAGCTTTAGTTCCTCAAGAATCAAAATTATTAGGAATGACTGTTCAAGATGCGATCGCTTACCCTTTAGTTTTGCAAAAATTATCGACCTCGGAAATTAGTAGTAGAGTAACGACTTGGAGAAGTGCCTTAAAAATTCCCGATCAATGGTTAGAACGCAATGAATTACAACTGTCAGGAGGACAAAAACAATTAGTCGCGATCGCTCGTGCTTTGGTTATGCAGCCTAATTTATTGTTACTTGACGAACCAACCTCAGCTTTGGACTTTGGTACTGCCAATCATCTTTTAGAAATTTTAGAGCAAATAAGTTCGGCTGGTCACACTACAATTATGATAATTAGTCATCAACTAGAATTAATTAAATCTTTTGCTAATCGAATTTTATATTTAGAATCAGGAAAATTGACTGAAGATGTGGTCGCCAATGCAGTCAATTGGCAAAAACTACAAGAAAAATTACTAATAGCTGAAACTCAATCTACTCAAGAGTGGTCATAA
- a CDS encoding PHP domain-containing protein, translating into MVATSNLYQTAAQDTNNLKRVWQNINADSCPLTYNFHLHTVCSDGQLEPSALMEQAVKFGLKGLAITDHHSIRGYQLATEWLNQLKQQSSQTNLPQIWTGVEITANLQGVEVHILGYGFAPQHLAIQPYLQGTKPQGSKAQVDLVIRTIHQAGGLAILAHPARYRRSAQELIPVAAHFNIDGVEAYYAYNNPTPWRPSPVQTEQVKQLAAQYNLLTTCGTDTHGLDLRRRL; encoded by the coding sequence ATGGTTGCTACTTCTAATCTTTATCAAACAGCAGCCCAAGACACCAATAACCTCAAGCGTGTTTGGCAAAATATTAATGCCGATAGTTGTCCCCTAACTTACAATTTCCATTTGCACACAGTTTGTTCCGATGGACAGTTAGAACCATCCGCTTTAATGGAACAAGCTGTTAAATTTGGACTTAAAGGTTTGGCCATAACTGATCATCATTCAATTCGTGGTTATCAGTTAGCAACTGAGTGGTTAAACCAACTCAAACAACAATCTTCTCAAACAAATTTACCTCAAATCTGGACAGGAGTAGAAATTACAGCCAATTTACAAGGAGTAGAAGTACACATTCTTGGTTATGGTTTTGCCCCTCAACATTTAGCCATTCAACCCTATCTTCAAGGCACAAAACCTCAAGGAAGCAAAGCTCAAGTAGATCTCGTTATCCGCACAATCCATCAAGCTGGTGGTTTGGCAATTTTAGCCCATCCTGCTCGTTATCGTCGTTCTGCCCAAGAATTAATTCCTGTAGCTGCTCATTTTAATATTGATGGAGTTGAAGCTTATTATGCTTATAATAATCCCACTCCTTGGCGACCAAGTCCAGTACAAACTGAACAGGTAAAACAATTAGCTGCTCAGTATAATTTATTAACTACCTGCGGAACTGATACTCACGGCTTAGATTTACGCAGAAGACTCTAA
- a CDS encoding response regulator transcription factor: MSNLQKILLVDDEPGVRESVQAYLEDNEEWKVRVASNAKEAWQLLEADIPDLVISDIMMPQVNGYQFLQQLREDPRYRPIPVVFLTARGMTSDRIQGYEAGCDAYLAKPFDPEELEAIVRNLLIRRQVAADANNGNSNLEVIARKLEEIEGKLDEKLGSSSRLVPTPSPIDIELTPREQSVLDLVAQGLMNKEIARELETSVRNVEKYVSRLFSKTGTNSRTELVRFALQHGLTN; encoded by the coding sequence ATGTCTAATTTACAAAAAATTTTACTAGTAGATGATGAACCTGGGGTTAGAGAATCAGTCCAAGCTTATCTTGAAGATAACGAAGAATGGAAAGTCAGGGTAGCCAGTAATGCTAAAGAAGCTTGGCAATTATTAGAGGCTGATATCCCAGATCTCGTTATTTCTGATATTATGATGCCTCAAGTTAATGGCTATCAGTTTTTACAACAGTTAAGAGAAGATCCTCGTTATCGTCCAATTCCTGTAGTTTTTTTAACTGCTAGAGGAATGACTAGCGATCGCATTCAAGGCTATGAAGCTGGTTGTGATGCTTATTTAGCTAAACCTTTTGATCCTGAAGAATTAGAAGCAATTGTCAGAAATTTATTAATTAGACGACAGGTTGCTGCTGATGCTAATAATGGTAATTCTAATTTAGAAGTTATTGCTCGTAAATTAGAAGAAATTGAAGGAAAATTAGATGAAAAATTGGGTTCGAGTTCTCGTCTTGTCCCGACACCTTCTCCAATTGATATTGAACTGACTCCCAGAGAACAAAGTGTCTTAGATTTAGTCGCTCAAGGTTTAATGAATAAAGAAATTGCCCGCGAACTAGAAACTAGCGTCCGAAACGTAGAAAAATATGTTAGTCGTTTATTTAGTAAGACTGGAACTAATAGTCGTACTGAATTAGTGCGTTTTGCTCTACAACATGGTTTAACAAATTAA